In the genome of bacterium, one region contains:
- the tuf gene encoding elongation factor Tu (EF-Tu; promotes GTP-dependent binding of aminoacyl-tRNA to the A-site of ribosomes during protein biosynthesis; when the tRNA anticodon matches the mRNA codon, GTP hydrolysis results; the inactive EF-Tu-GDP leaves the ribosome and release of GDP is promoted by elongation factor Ts; many prokaryotes have two copies of the gene encoding EF-Tu): QFFFITTDVTGNLALPKGVEMIKPGDNVTIEGELLTPIAMEKGLKFAIREGGRTVGAGTVTEILPD, from the coding sequence CAGTTCTTTTTTATAACCACCGACGTCACCGGGAACCTGGCGCTGCCCAAGGGGGTGGAGATGATCAAGCCCGGCGACAACGTGACCATCGAGGGCGAGCTGTTGACCCCGATCGCCATGGAGAAGGGCCTGAAGTTCGCCATCCGCGAGGGCGGCCGGACCGTGGGCGCTGGAACCGTC